In Acanthopagrus latus isolate v.2019 chromosome 6, fAcaLat1.1, whole genome shotgun sequence, the genomic window GCTTGATTGTTTTCCAATTTTAGACATGTTCTTCTTTCTTATTGCATGTCTGTATTTTTATGCTCAGGACcccagagagagacaagaggcACATCCATgtgcaaacataaacacacataccgTGGTTTCTTATAGGTCAAGTGGTCTGGCTAATACGTAATCCCCAGCAACCCTTAAAGCAAACAATTACAAACGGATCCACAAAACTATCTGAAGCTCACaacttgtgcatttttattgaaCTGAAAATGATCAGATCAGCTTCTGATACAGGTGTTTAACCCaaaacagacagtttttaaATGCCACTCATTTAAAACAACCAATCAGTATTAACACTTTTTCCTAATGACCACTTTTGGAATGTCATACAGAGTTAAGTAatccttgtgtgtttttaattttactaATACTACAATACTACTTATAATAGTTATATTAATTTTGATAAGtaaatcagtttattcagaAATTCAAAACTGAAGATAATTAATTGTGGTTAagaataattaatgttgctgaaagaaagcaaacactgaaggtcaaaagacaaaaaaaaaacaaaacaaggatcTTAATTAGTCATTTTATAGCGTATGTTTGTGTCAAAGACAATGACGAACAATAGGTGTTTTCCAACCACATCCGGCTTTACCAACAAAACCACCAGAACGTGAATCATTATTCAGACTAAATTATTAAACGGTGTCATGTAGAAATCTGTGACACCCAAGATCCAAAGGAAATTTAAGAGTGACGCTACCAATTGTGCAATTTCAGCTTCACTGGCCCTGCAGGAGAGATGAAGTAAACTCAAGAGACACTCCGGTAACTTACGCTGATTTACGTAGTTTTATAAAACACggaggaacaaaacaacagcacaactgTGGGCACAGTGCGTCCCGAACCCCCCACCTCATGTTCAGATTGTATCCCCAGCTCCGGAAGCATCGCACCCATACATGGTTTTCTGTTCAACAACAAATAAGTGAAAGGTTACTGCAGATCTTCTCACCTCTGGCCCACTGAGGAATAGAAAGACAATGCGTAGAAGACAGTCAGCCTGCTGCAGTAGATAGATTGAAGGCCGTCCTGCATACAGCTTTTTGGTTTGTTGGGGATCTGTTGAACTGCTAAGTTTGCAAACACCATGAGAGATGTAAGATCATATAGAGCATAGATCACATGCCACTGTGCCCTTATCCATACCTTATCGGGCCCTAACGGTCATACAGGGTACGTACGACATCCTATCTTGTGAGGCCAGAGTGGTTCTGGACCTTAGATTTCTCCCccaaaccaaaatcaaaaatcatcCTGGCTAAATTATAGTATGTCTGAATAGATGGTATATCATATTAAAGAGCTATATTCTCACTGAACATGTATGTACTACTCCTGCTACATATCTCACATATGTGTTGCAATATGAGGCAGTGTGCAGGTATTCACACCCACCATCATTCATCCTCTCTGGTTCTGAGAAAGTGGGCGAGTCTGATTACTCACGCAGAGCTTAATTTACGCATGAAACCGTACACCGGCACAGCATCAACAAAGAGGAGTGTACTTTGTGTCCCAAGTTTGGTTACACTTGAGGGCCATGGTAACTATTGAGAAAAACCAGTTCACTTTTGCACTGAAATGCTTGCAGAGGGTGAGGCAAAGGCTTTATAAGCCTGCAGCATTTGACAGTAGGGTCATCAGAGCATCAGAGcgagaaacaaaaaagagacactACAGCAAATGGAAGGTGAGACTTCGGACGTGCACGCTCGCTCTCTTTTCTTTGCtcgttttgttgttttattaccCATCAGTCACCTCAACCTGTTctacatcattttattttcttggatttttttttttttactgcactcTGACAGTTGAATACCTCTTTTTCCCTGTGGCAATCTCTtaatttttcctgttttttcattcatttgcagACTTGAGTCTTAAATATGTCAGCCTGGAAAAATCCGAGAACCAGGAGAAGCACAGGACGGAGGACTTCAGCACCCACAGATCCCTGGTGGTGCGAAGAGGAGCCCCGTTCAAAgtcagcctgcagctggagggtCGACCCCTCAACCCCAAGACCGACTCTCTGAGGATCAAAGTTATGCTAGGTAGTCTAGATTTAGATTAAGTCTAGATTTGTGCTGCATGGGCATCTTTTAAAAATCCCTTTTGCCTGATcgtctctctccattttttccccctcaggcCGCCTGTATGTGGTGATGCCCGTCACTTTCGTTAAGCAGGTTTCCTCCACTAGCTGGACTGCCTACATTGAACCAAAGGGCCTGAACCTCCAGAGCCCCTCCATATACATCTCCTCCCCTGCCGCCGCCCCGGTGGGCAGCTACAGATTTCAGGTGTCTGTGTTCACCCTGAACAGCCAGAAGACCCACGCCTCTGGAAGATTCATCCTGCTCTGCAATCCCTGGTGTCCTGGTGAGTGCAAGGGAATTAGTCaggagcttttcttttttaatgaagtcTAAACAAAAATTTTGCAGACTCAAAAGGCTCGTAAGATAACCCAACCAGATATTTACTTCTGAATGTCATTTGATGAGTTCAAGATGATGTAACTCATTTATTCATCGCCTTTAATCCTCATTAGTTCCCATTTATGTGAGTCTGATCGCTACAGTACAGTGGTGATATGCTGTGTGACTGGCTTTGTGAATCATACAGAGGTAAGGAACGATCCTCGAAGCAAATCTCCGGCAACAGCTTAACAGActagattaaaaatgaattaataaactgaATTATATGCTGCAGTCTTGAGGtatttgtggtgtttgttttttttttaaatgcaggatgtactaaacacacttgtttatttctcacaGAGGACACAGTGTACATTCCCTTTGAGGACCAGAGAGATGAGTACGTCCAGAAGGACTCCGGGCTGCTGTTCATGGGGACGGCTAAGAACGTGGTGTCAAGACCGTGGTCCTTTGATCAGGtatgaaaattaaaatctgtcaatcaagattttctttctttcttttttttttttttttgcaagtgttCAGCTAGAAAAGAAATCATGAGGTCACTAACAGAAGAGGTCTCGACTCGTTTCTGGGCGTCAGTTTTACATTTAGCCTCATAAATGCAGATTGTAttgtggtgccttttttttttttttggattgctTGTGTCAGCTTTCAGCTGGCAGCGTCTTGGAAATCCTTCTGTCTGCAATAAAATCAAGAGAAATAAGAGGGAATAAAGGGGGGTAAAAtttgtaaaaagtaaaacagtcaAATGTGACATAAAACCAACCAGAAATATCACATACTGGTCAAAACACGAGGAAGACTGAGAGATGAAATGGCATAACCAGATCCAGGCGCTCAGGGTGGTTTGAAGAacacaaaagcctgtttttccatcaggctagaaacattaaaaacacaccaacgtGTATCAGCTTGCGCTTTCTTCAAGGTTGCATCCTGAAACCTTTAGTGTCTGCACCATttatgccatttttttcttttggttgtaCGTCTTCCCCTTgtttctggggttttttttttagttattcCCTTGGGACAGTAGCACTCCCACTACATTTCTGTCACATATTGGTCATTTGAAAGAATTTTACTTACGTAAttcatcagaaaatgtttcaaaagtTGTCACGCTTGAATCTAATTCTCCCTTTTCTTTAAAGTATGAGCCTGGTGTCCTGGAGACGTGCCTGAACCTTCTCCAGGTGAGCCCCCTGCACCAGCAAAACAGAAGGATGGACTACCTGAAACGACACGACCCTGTCTACATCAGCAGGGTCGTCTCTGCCATGGTGAGTGGGAACGGattcagagttaaaaaaaaataaaaaaatcgcAACCTCAAGTTTGCCCAAGTCTGTTTCaggtattatttttttattgcattgttgACTTTGCGCAACAACAACAGCGTGACAGCTGCTTATTAAAAAACAGGCTGAGGCTTGAACTGGGTCACTGTGTTCTGCACACATTGTACAAATAAACACTCCTGCAATGTTCTGTACAATAAATGCTGCATGCAGGAAGACTATAATTATTGGGGTTGATTGAGCGTGCGACTGAGTGATTTATGTTCTTTGGGACCTCACGTTTATCTTTTATGTTCAGATAAACAGCGAGGACGACCGGGGAGTGCTGAAGGGGAACTGGTCCGGTGACTACAAACAAGGACTTCATCCCTCCTTGTGGACTGGGAGCGGTGAAATCTTGAGGCAGTGGACCCAGTCTGGTTTCAGCCCGGTCAAGTACGGACAGTGTTGGGTGTTCGCAGCGGTCATGTGCACAGGTGATTATATCACAatagcagaaaaataaatacctCACTATACTTCTTGTTTCCACATGTAGACATTTGAATTTCTTACATTGAAATCTCCAttcatggaggaaaaaaagacacttacctgtgaaaatgtccactttattttcatgttaataaTCAGTAGCATGTAAAAGAATGAGGgtaattcacatgtgaaaaagcAAATATCTTGGGATAtcgtgtgtcatgttttgtctccTTATAGTTCACATGTGAATCCATGTGCATACGAAAGTATGAAAGTCGCATGTAAAAATGTACGTTTGAaatgtgtaacttttttttacgTCGAGCAAAGTCAATCACTTGTGAAACTCTCCAGTTCACATGGCAACTTTCACATGTGACTTTTTCAAAAACGCAGCACTTAACACACCAATAACATCTGACGCCATCACTGATGTCTTATCAGTGATGACAGCTGATTAATTTTTCCGTGACGCAGCCTTCGGGTGTCATCATCATGTAAACGTCTTCGCCTGTGCTCTGATTGCATCTTTCAGTTATGAGAGTTCTTGGCATTCCTTGTCGCGTCGTCACCAACTTCGACTCCGCTCACGACACCAATGGCAACCTGTTGATCGAGGAGTTCTACACCGAGACAGGGAAGAAGCTCAACCACAGCAAAGACAGCATTTGGTGAGTggttatttcacttttttttccagatatgATCAACAGCTTTGGGGAATTTCCAATGCAACCCTGGTTTATAAAGTCACTTTTGGAATAGTTTTAaagcaactttttttgttttgtgaagcaAACAAGCCTCTTCATGCTTTGTTGATTTCTTCTTTTGGCTCTTCTAAACAGGAACTTCCACGTCTGGGTGGAGTGCTGGATGACCCGCCGGGATCTTGGAAAGGAAATGGATGGCTGGCAGGTTCTGGACCCGACCCCTCAGGAGAGGAGCGGAGGTGTGTGAGACATTTCCTTGATGTAAGAAAATTCTCACGTCTTCACTCAACTTTGAAAGTTCTCCCGAATAAACGCGACTTTCTTTCCCTCTTAGGAGTGTTCTGCTGTGGCCCTGCCCCAGTCAAAGCCATCAAGGGTCGGCGCATCGACCTGTTTTATGACATCCCCTTTGTCTACGCCGCGGTGAACGCTGACGTCCACTCGATCGTGCTGAGCGAGGGTCGGGTGCTCGGCTACAGCAAAGACACAGAGCGAGTGGGGTCTCTCATCTGCACCAAAGCCGTCGGCTACCCCAGACACCAGAGCCTCACAGGAGAATACAAATACCTGAAAAGTATGAGCCCAAAACTGGAAATACACATAATAAGTGCCATGGTGTTATTGTCAAGACGTGAAAAGTCACTCAGAACTTTCTTTCAATCTTTGCATTACAGGCCCCACTTCAACAATTTCATCAAGAAGCTCCACAATGTCAGATGGCTCAACATTAAGAAGAGGTAATTGTACATTTTCAATGCAGTAATCTATTTCTCTGCCGAAAACAAACGTCAGCTCATGCACCggctttctttgtgtttattcagcaGGCTTGTCCAAGGGGGTCGCCGTCTTCCTGATCCTGGACAAAGCTCCGGTCGCCGGGGAGCCCGTCCGCTTCACGGTGAAAGTCATCAACAAGCAGAACGTTGCCAAGATGATGAAGGTGCATGCCAACGCCCAGGCTAAAGAGTACAACCACAGCCCCTCAGACACCTTCTGGGAAACGCACGGCGTCATACAGCTGGCCCCCATGGAAGGTAAAActcacttctctctcatctGCACACTCAGATTTCCCCGCTTCTCAAGTGTCGTGTGGCTAAATAtctgcctcttcctccctcagccaAAGTTATCCCGCAGCAGATCCTCCCGGCTCAGTATGAGGACGTGGTGGGAGACGACCTGGTCAACCTCGCTGTAGTCCTGCAGGACATGGCCAGTCAGGAGCGGGTCCTGGCCACGGAGGAGTTCAATATCGCCAGCCCAGAGCTCGTCATAGAGGTACGAGAGTCTGAATGTTACTCAGCAGTAGTTTAGATGGCATAGTCACTCCTATTGAGGGACGAGGCTCTTAAAATGTGTGGTATTAAATCATAATTTATCAATTTATCTGATGTGGTTTCACAATGACTCAATTTCGAGGGCTCACTAATGTAAATTCTGCATCCTTCAGGTTGCAAACGAAAGATCCATCGTGCCTGGAAAAGAGCAGACAGCCACCGTGAGCTTCACCAACCCGTTCTCACACCCGGTGAGCGGAGCGCTGACTATAGCCGGCGCCGGGCTGCTCCAGGGCAAGATTCACTTCAGGTGAGAAGCCTTTCGGTGtttatgtatgaatgtgttgATAGTCTGAATGTCGCCCCACTGAATGATTAAGCGAAGGAATGCTGAGACGGAGGAGTGTCACTGTACAGAACACGATggcacactgtgtgtttgtggaaggaATGCAGGCTTGTTACACTTCTTTTGTTCTGCcaagtgtgttcagtgtttattcAGGTGTGGTTAATGATCAATCAAATGTTCCACTGTTGTCTGCAGACTGGGGTCAGGGATTCTTTCCGAGCACTGACAGGTCACTTATAACACTGTGACTACACTGCAAATATGCAGAGCCTCACAGTTTGTGTTAACACCGCACAAAAGGAAAGCTAAAACACAAGAAATTAACTCTGAATCTGAGGAGATAATCACTAACTACAAGTGAAATGATCCATCGATGGAGATAATATATCTATTATAGAGTGAATTAAGGCATGGAAGTTAGTCAAGTTAGATCAAGTATCCATGATCAATGTGAGAATGTGAGAacttgccatgttttttttttaaatccagtcCCAGAGTGTCAGCCATGTGTGATCTCTGCAGTGCTTGTAGCACTTTAATAACTGTTTAATATCTTGTGTGTTCCTGCAGGATGCCTCAGCTGCATCCAGGAGGAACAGCGCAGCAGGGAATCACCTTCACCCCGAGCATGGTGGGAATGAAGATGCTGCAGGCCAGCCTGCTGCTCACGAACATGAACTCCACCATCAGAGGCTTCAAAATGGTCTTTGTCGACAGAGCTTAGGGCTTCTTTATTGCGTGCATTTTGCCTTTTCGTTTGGAGACTTAACATTTCCGATTGcaagcattttgttgttttctttgcctcAGTATCGCAATTTTCATTTATGTTATAAAATAACAATCGGAAGCCAGGACGTGGCAGGGAGGTGGCGGCATCAGTTCCGGGGGAAAAACATTTAgattgttgctgtttgttttttttctatcgCTGCGCGTgatataaatgtgaatgtaaatgatatttatttattatcactATTTATTTTGCTATTTATGTGATCGAGCCATGAGAGTTAACACTGCTATGTGAAAATCCTGCCTTTTACttgaattttaaaaacagctgcaacacaTGATTTCCACTGATTACTGTGCTTTTTTACTACgtgtgcaaaaataaaataaacaaatgggtTTAAATGTACAAGAAATGGAGGTGTTgttctttctccctcctgcaGAGGGAGACATGTCCtcaaaaaaaggtttaatttaGCTCAGTCAGCATGACATGAAGGAGGATCATcaatcattttcttctttatttgtcatttaatcCAACTTGCTCTTCGTTCGCCTCCGGGCTGAGGAAAATCTGGAAAAATGATACGAGACCCGACTCGTCTTTCCCCACAATGCaattaatttatctttattaatctatttttaaccgtctgtcaaaacaaaatcgACAATAAAGCATTATATACAAATCATAGCTAAGCTGACAGGCAGTGTAATCGGCACATGCACAACCATACCAGATCATCTATATTACAAACAGGTTATTTTTGGGAAAGGACAGAACAAGGAGGAGAGTTAAAAACATGACGACACGTACAACCCAGGATCAAAAGTAAAGGATTCGAGCACCGGCCTATAATACAGCCTCTGCACGACAACTTCCCAtcaaaacatctttttacaAGAGCACATTTTTGGTCCTTGAAGGGggagattttctttcttttttttttaacgccgAGCTCCCCAACTGTTTATACCTCACCATGTTGTGAATTTAACTAATAATAAATAGCTCACATTTTAATGGAACAATACAGTCAGGCTATTTTCAATAGCCTCCACCAACGAGGAGAATCAGTCATGTGATCAAGCGAACACGTGGATCAAACGTTTCTAAAACTAACAACTTTATGCGTCAGTGTGTAATTTCGTGTAAAGTCAAGTGTAATTTTATCTTTAATAGGGATTTGATCATTTGAAAATGGGTTAAGTttcacaacaaataaaaaaaaaataggaagaaagacacagcagaacaaaacaatcCCACAGCAATCTGACCTTCTCATCCATGCATTCAGTGCATCACTTCTTTTTATGTACGAAAGTGGGACACCTGTCATAAAGTTGAGATGAgctgaataaaagaaaaagggggaaaggcttttaaaaaagtatttgcaGTATTAACCACAGTTCTCCCTGGGGTGAGTTCGGAGGCTTTGGTTCCCATTTTGTACTttggtcttttgttttttgtcttttttttttttttttggtccggCACTTTTGGCTTCATGTGTCATCGATATACTGCAGCCTCGCTTCGAAATCCTCACTGTTCCTTTGGCTTTGGTGTGAAAATGTCTGCCTGGGTGCTCTTTAGGGATCAAGTGTCTTGTCGCCAAACCTTGAAAGAGCATTGCTGACTCTGAATCAGTCTCTAGGGTGCGCCTTCACCGACTAGCTGCACTCAGGAGTTCAGGAGCTTCTCATGATTTGGGATGGAAGAGCAGGAGCGTGTCAGCTGGCGCCCTCTAGAGGTAGTCCAGCTCCAGTGCATGGCTCAGGGCCTCCAGATCGGCCCGACAGGACACCCTCCAGAACGGCATGTTCTTCTGAGAAAACGACGACAATAACTTTGTTAATGAAGATTCAAAATTAGGGTTAATGTATCGTGCAGTGCAGAAAAACTGACTATTGTTCAgagtttgtttacagtgtgtggCAAAGTACATGTGGATAACATGTTAGCCTATAATGTACAAAAGCATGATGCAAAGAGAGATTTGCTGGAATGTCAAatccaggaaaaaaagaaaaatcggACATTTCAATTGAAAGATTATGAAAAAAAGGAGTATGGACACAGGAGCTGAAGAGACCGTGAATGTCTGAAGGTTAACTGATTAGTTGAGGTCCATTTTTCAGCagtcagtcataaaaaaaaccaaaacagacacagttatACCTTCTTGGCCACAGCTTCTTCTTCCGCTCCGTCTCCGATCACCACGTACACTGCTCTCCGACCAAACCTCTGAGACACACGCTCGAAGCAGCTCTCTTTGCCtttgaagagaagaaaaatcagAATATATATCAAAGAGTATATAAGACATATTTTATTAGGTAATAAATTAAAGATTCCCCACACTTGCTTGTTGATGTTATTGTTGCAGAAAGAGAGGATtataacacagaaacactcctTAAAAGGCACCTACTcataaaatatttatcattgcacatgtttaagtgtttaacacaagatgtctcctttTTTGTCTGGAGGCGGACTTTAAAATAGTAAATTTGAAGAAAGGGGAAAGAATGAGGAGATTAATGcttgactgtatttttttaaatcttgattGTCATTTTGCTCACCTGTCTTGGTGGCACTGTATATGTTCTCTATGGGGAACGCCGAGCCCAGACCGTACAGTAACACCTTGGAGAGGGCGGGGATGAGCTGGGTGGTGGTcaccaacacattcacacagtttgGCCTGAGGGGGGGTGGAAAGGACAGAAACGTTCATACTGTGGTTCGGTCATGGCACCTTAACACGCACACAACGCATAAATACAGCTAATGTTATTTGACCCGCTGCTGTAAATCAAGCCGCGGGAGCATGAACCAACCTGGAGTTAATGAGGGCCAAGGCTTTGAGTGCCTGGGTCAGCCACAGGTCAGTCAGgacctccatctctctcctcagctgtaACCACTCCTCTCGCTTGGGGCTGCCCAGCAGACCTGCCCAACAGAGAGACGCTTGACAGTCAGTTACTGCGCCAAAACAAGGAGCGCGTGAAACCCAACTTGCTCCAATGCATGGAAGAGCTCATTTTACTGATGCACTGCAAAACCATATTTTTTTACAGCGGCATTTGGTTGGTTGGACAGTTCTCACGCGACAACCTCGAGCCAAAacctcgcacacacactttccagcAGACTTGAAGCAGCCAGCTGTAATCGGCAGAGCGCACGGGTCCACACAGAACAACAGGTTGCAAGTCATTATCCCAGTAGGCAAACAAAGCGGCCTccttcctctcagctctcttCACCACATCATGGTTCAGTTAATTTAATGGGTAATACGTCCATAATGAGGCATACTTTCAGCAAACGATTCTTCCTCGAAAGAGCAGGTGTTTATCATTTAGGTCACAACATTTTCATCCCTAATAGAAGTTTGGTGATGCCCAGACTGGAGCCTGTATGACGTGACATGGCCTCTCTCCAtgacaacaaaagactgggacGTCTTTCCTGTGGAGCAGCAGTCTTCAACCGGCACTAACCAGGAAAATCTATctgacatcagtcagtcaggtgTTAAAGCTGTAATCAGGTTACATTCAGTGACATGCACCAACTTCCTCCATCGCTCTTTGACATGTTGTCTGGCGTTTCCAagaaagttaaaacaaacaggcgatcaaatcaaatgaattgTTACCTCGAATATTTGGGATGACGTAAGTCAATATAAAAATAAGGCCTCATCACTTTTAGACATTctaatgtggaaatgttacattttaaaccTTTGATTACATCTACAAGCTTGTTGTCCACACTGTCAATTATGAAAGTtgattttacttaaaaaaaaatcctggaaaCCGATTACCTCAATATATAACCTAGTGGAGTagactataaaaaaaatatgtacgAGCTAAAATG contains:
- the tgm5l gene encoding transglutaminase 5, like isoform X1 — translated: MEDLSLKYVSLEKSENQEKHRTEDFSTHRSLVVRRGAPFKVSLQLEGRPLNPKTDSLRIKVMLGRLYVVMPVTFVKQVSSTSWTAYIEPKGLNLQSPSIYISSPAAAPVGSYRFQVSVFTLNSQKTHASGRFILLCNPWCPEDTVYIPFEDQRDEYVQKDSGLLFMGTAKNVVSRPWSFDQYEPGVLETCLNLLQVSPLHQQNRRMDYLKRHDPVYISRVVSAMINSEDDRGVLKGNWSGDYKQGLHPSLWTGSGEILRQWTQSGFSPVKYGQCWVFAAVMCTVMRVLGIPCRVVTNFDSAHDTNGNLLIEEFYTETGKKLNHSKDSIWNFHVWVECWMTRRDLGKEMDGWQVLDPTPQERSGGVFCCGPAPVKAIKGRRIDLFYDIPFVYAAVNADVHSIVLSEGRVLGYSKDTERVGSLICTKAVGYPRHQSLTGEYKYLKSPTSTISSRSSTMSDGSTLRRAGLSKGVAVFLILDKAPVAGEPVRFTVKVINKQNVAKMMKVHANAQAKEYNHSPSDTFWETHGVIQLAPMEAKVIPQQILPAQYEDVVGDDLVNLAVVLQDMASQERVLATEEFNIASPELVIEVANERSIVPGKEQTATVSFTNPFSHPVSGALTIAGAGLLQGKIHFRMPQLHPGGTAQQGITFTPSMVGMKMLQASLLLTNMNSTIRGFKMVFVDRA
- the tgm5l gene encoding transglutaminase 5, like isoform X2, which encodes MEDLSLKYVSLEKSENQEKHRTEDFSTHRSLVVRRGAPFKVSLQLEGRPLNPKTDSLRIKVMLGRLYVVMPVTFVKQVSSTSWTAYIEPKGLNLQSPSIYISSPAAAPVGSYRFQVSVFTLNSQKTHASGRFILLCNPWCPEDTVYIPFEDQRDEYVQKDSGLLFMGTAKNVVSRPWSFDQYEPGVLETCLNLLQVSPLHQQNRRMDYLKRHDPVYISRVVSAMINSEDDRGVLKGNWSGDYKQGLHPSLWTGSGEILRQWTQSGFSPVKYGQCWVFAAVMCTVMRVLGIPCRVVTNFDSAHDTNGNLLIEEFYTETGKKLNHSKDSIWNFHVWVECWMTRRDLGKEMDGWQVLDPTPQERSGGVFCCGPAPVKAIKGRRIDLFYDIPFVYAAVNADVHSIVLSEGRVLGYSKDTERVGSLICTKAVGYPRHQSLTGEYKYLKSPTSTISSRSSTMSDGSTLRRGLSKGVAVFLILDKAPVAGEPVRFTVKVINKQNVAKMMKVHANAQAKEYNHSPSDTFWETHGVIQLAPMEAKVIPQQILPAQYEDVVGDDLVNLAVVLQDMASQERVLATEEFNIASPELVIEVANERSIVPGKEQTATVSFTNPFSHPVSGALTIAGAGLLQGKIHFRMPQLHPGGTAQQGITFTPSMVGMKMLQASLLLTNMNSTIRGFKMVFVDRA